The genomic region CGGAAACTTAAATAACGtcaatttattaataagtAAATTTAATAGCAACTAATAAACatacttatatattataaaactacataaaaaaacacaCAAATACATcgcaaaaaaatattcgcAAAATAAACtgattatgtatattaatagtaatctaatatatatatatatatatatatatatatatatatatatatatatatatatatacatatatataatattataatatataatatataatattataatatataatatatataatattataatatataatatatataagctattttatgtatttttataaatcaTTCAAATGCCATGCTGGATATTTTCCCCAATTTGTAAAAAgtaattataaaacatgattatatttatttaataattttattatctatataatacattCGGATTTTTACttaatcaaaataatacatattttttttaaaacgaagaaaaatatattaatatcaaACACTTTTGTACAACTGTAAACTTGTTTTTAAATGGATAAAGATATATTCCCATattggaaaatatattcctttGTATTTGCTACTAAtgtatatgtttttttatggaaatacaattatataacCAATCTCATACCATTTCTTATTTTGGTTAATTATATACCATGATTATATTGTAAAAACGtgaatttatatataatgaacaaatacatataataaaaaaaagtatatgtTGTATTCAATcaattataatttgaaatttatacatcaagtaattttttatgaataattacagactaataaataaaaaaaattataaaaaaaaaggttTTCTTAAATGTATGCTTcgcaaaatattattatgatttaatactttttttgcttatttttaaaaattttccTCATATAACACACAAAGGCAATTAGTCtaaatgtattaaaaattgttagGGTAAAAAACAACAGTTAACACCactatttaatttatataaatatttcctTAAGCTAAAAAGTACAACCctaaatatagaaatattaatttcCTGTAAAttgaaattattaattttttattatacaatATGTTTTCATTGCTCAgaacaaatttattagtttccttttttttatataaccAAAATATCACTTGTTAGTTAgatatttgtttaaaatatggctagttgttcatattttttattacactatttcattttaaaatcattgtaaaatattatttcatgATTTTCACTTAAATTgtgaaaatttttaaacttatacaatatataaatatatatatagctattagaaattatttatataaaacgTCTTTATCAAAAATGTGGTAGAATTATCATGTTTTTaacaaatacaaaaaaataaaaatgcaaataaataaaaaacgaataatatcaaaaataaaaaaattataaaatacagaattatatatttgggAAAAAAGGCACATTTGTTATGTATGTTCATAAATTtgttcaatattttttttttttttgcatacttgtatatatgaattaaaaagaaatcTTTCtcaatatacatatttcttagctttttaattttcaaaataaaatatctttGGAATGAATAATTGAATGCAAATTTGTCTTTTTATGCATTCtctatttattatatacacataaatAATCGATGTTATGGCTCCAATAACTCCTTTAAATTGAATTCCACAACGTACATTAATTTATTGGGAGCTACTTTCCGGatctaaataaaaaatgaattggTAAAATGACATAATATgagtatatatttgtgtacgcacatatttatacaacTACTCTATTCACtacatttatatgaaaatatttttccacaataaaatacaactaaaaaaacaatagaGTTAATTCAAATTACAATATAAAgcaatatgaaaataaatagtgTAGTTATAATGCCATTAGTTTTGTACTTACCTCTATAACTTTCATTTCTTTGGGTAATTTCTTAAAATGTgacataatatttttttctgcGTGTTCATAAAAAGATTCTGGattggaaaaataataacaatgaaTGAAGatatttcttattttgtcattttttttttttttttttatttttttaaagatatCCAAAAAGTCCAAAGCAAGTTGTGGTAAATTCATTAATACATgtatatcattataattGCTAAGATTTATGTCTATTTTTAATTGATTTTCCTGATTATtcgtatttttatttatatcttcttttttattagtaCATAATGAATCTTTCTTAGTATTACtgtatatatcattatcactattactattatttatgaCAATTTgtccattattatttacattacatttttcattttggatatttttattcagtTGCCCATTCTTTGTATCCTCCTCCAAAGTATAGTTAGTAGCGttttgttcataatttgttagattatttttttcattttccaaaataatttgctgttttttttttctataattattatttttattttcttttagtTTCTTTTCTGTAAGTGCATGGTCTTTGCTGTTTATGATTTCCatggatatattttttttattttgctcATCTATATACAtagttaatatatttgaatcTTTTATTGAGAAAATATCTAAATCaatcattttttcaataaatttTCTCCCATCCAAATTAtatgttaaaatatttttttttttattaatatttatatttatattcatataatcaTATGCATGTGTGTTAATATCATTAGAAAAACATAAGCAACTTTTTGTGCTTAACAATAAACTAAATATACCTACCCCACCAAAAACGTctaaaataatagaattattttgaaCACTGTTATAAATACGAtctctttctttttttaattttgaattCCAATACATCAATTCGTAATTtactttaatttttatattattttcttttagttccgtaatataatttttttcaccaGCTAAAAGTTCAATATTAAATGTTCTATGcacattatttaatatatcttttttattaataacaGTTTTAatgcttttatttttatccaaAATAACTTCtgcaattatttttttacaatcttctaatttattacaaaaatttaaatgtgCAATATGCCCAATAATTTCaaatttatgtattatttcattaattgATGGAAAAATATGTCTTAAAACTTCTGAtgtattcatattttcatatcCAAAATCTAAAGTTactacttttatttttatattattcttttttatctCATTAAATAGTTCTTCAGCATATTCAagcttattttttttgtaaatattttccatatctatatatttattttcatcattaaacccacaaatattatgttcatcaatattatccatttcatatatatttcgtTTTCTCtttatactatttttttttttatcatcatttatttcaatattattaagaCCTGAGGGGGATTCATGTTCCGATTGAAAGCCTTTGTCtttgttttcattatttgtattaccaacataaatattttcttcagtTTTAAACAAATCATTTACAGCTTTATCAAAATAGTTGTTCAAAGGAACTAATCTAAAAATATCCTCATCAGAATTTTCCAcaatgttattatttaatgaaaTGTCAAAGTCTTCATAactattaattaattttacatGCACTGTTTCcgaatttttatcaaatatttcacttttttttttttcaaaatatctatacatatgttttaatatattttcaccATCGCGATCTTCtgttaaatttttataatcgTTATAAACTAAAACAGATGggaatttatatatatttaataaccAAAATTtgacatatttattttttaaaatatcatttactttatatttattcaataataaacaataggcttcttttttatatcttagTTTCTCCTTAACATCGTTcaaactttttatatttcttgtATCCATGAtctgaaaattataaaatttgctttggtttttttttaataagtAAACATAATTAAggaacaaaaaataaactataAATACTATTTTGAAAAGCattaaacatatttgtttaaatgAATTTCATAGCGTAAAAGTAGGAATTTTTCATGAAGTTGCCCTTGAATTTGTTTCTATATTTACACgcatacatatgtatatactaCAACATTATTGTTCGTAgaatacaatatatatattttttttcttctttttttatatcatatattttgatatcTTAATTACAATTTCtgaaaaattttattttagaaTGACTATTTAATTGATGGCTATGAATTTTGTGacagagaaaaaaaaaatgttgaaataaaaataaaaattccttatttattttcccaATTAAGAATAATACACTATTGAACCCCGTTACTTAAAAAATTCCATCTAAAGAAattaagaataaaaatttaatcaAATCCAAGTATATAGTATTATGCATACATTTCATATCTATggttataaaataaattaattcattttgttatatatttgccTGTACATAGCTAGccataattaaaaaaattaaaaattaaaaatatgtaatttttttttataaattaaactttccaatttttattttgtaaaagtTTGCTCCATAATTTTGGAGACTTAATCCCTAACATTTGCAAGTACATTTCAAACATTACTATTTAAAGTTATTTGTTTTCagtataataatgataaagcTTGCTTATGATTTTTAACtatactatttatatatgttttgttttttaaattattttgaaaaattattttgcaTACTATTTTAAAGTACCCATTGAGAGTTGCTGTGTAGAGGTATccttatataaatatgtgtacataactatttttcatatttataagaaaaaagtaatgataaatcaatttaatttttgagaagaataatttataaCCATTAATTGTTTGGGTTGTTATAATTACAAGTAGACATTGTTATGtcattttctattttatattttccatagAAAAGGAGAAAATATTTCACTTTTTTaagaattaatataaatataagtgttatattactattttaattatttgcTATCAAACAATACTTATATAATAGCTATTtcacaaataaaaaagccATGGGCACAactaattaaaaaaaataaacattatatttatggaCATATTTCTTATTATTGTTAACATAATtgaaatacaaaatatatagagaaATTCTGCATAGTAAGTGCACACATAttataacataaaaaaaataagatacaaacattttatatgaatatactTTCTACAATATATCAAagtaataaatttgtatgccatataatattattttttatatagattggcat from Plasmodium berghei ANKA genome assembly, chromosome: 8 harbors:
- a CDS encoding met-10+ like protein, putative produces the protein MLFKIVFIVYFLFLNYVYLLKKNQSKFYNFQIMDTRNIKSLNDVKEKLRYKKEAYCLLLNKYKVNDILKNKYVKFWLLNIYKFPSVLVYNDYKNLTEDRDGENILKHMYRYFEKKKSEIFDKNSETVHVKLINSYEDFDISLNNNIVENSDEDIFRLVPLNNYFDKAVNDLFKTEENIYVGNTNNENKDKGFQSEHESPSGLNNIEINDDKKKNSIKRKRNIYEMDNIDEHNICGFNDENKYIDMENIYKKNKLEYAEELFNEIKKNNIKIKVVTLDFGYENMNTSEVLRHIFPSINEIIHKFEIIGHIAHLNFCNKLEDCKKIIAEVILDKNKSIKTVINKKDILNNVHRTFNIELLAGEKNYITELKENNIKIKVNYELMYWNSKLKKERDRIYNSVQNNSIILDVFGGVGIFSLLLSTKSCLCFSNDINTHAYDYMNINININKKKNILTYNLDGRKFIEKMIDLDIFSIKDSNILTMYIDEQNKKNISMEIINSKDHALTEKKLKENKNNNYRKKKQQIILENEKNNLTNYEQNATNYTLEEDTKNGQLNKNIQNEKCNVNNNGQIVINNSNSDNDIYSNTKKDSLCTNKKEDINKNTNNQENQLKIDINLSNYNDIHVLMNLPQLALDFLDIFKKIKKKKKNDKIRNIFIHCYYFSNPESFYEHAEKNIMSHFKKLPKEMKVIEIRKVAPNKLMYVVEFNLKELLEP